The following is a genomic window from Candidatus Bathyarchaeota archaeon.
GTTCCATACTTGAAGTCGAGAAGATAAACGTCCGCGAATCCTGCTAGAAGTTTGGCTGTTTCTTCACTGTAATAAGAGTTGGAGTTCCAGACAACCGGCACATTGACGTTAACATGTTTGAAAGTTTCAAGCCATTGAGCAAGCCATGGCGTGGGGTCGCCGCCTACCAGGTTGGCGTTTCTGCAACCGTTATTACGCAAGTGCTCTACCGCTCTCGCAAGGCGTTTAGGAGAATAGGTTTCTCCGGGTTCCACCCATTGCGATATGGTCCAGTTTTGACAGTGGCTACAACGCATCGTGCAGCCAAGGGTAAATATTGTTCCAGAGGGCACGAGTTCTGGTTCTTCGCCCATGTGCTCAAACATTGTGGAGACTGTGATTTGGGTGCCGCACTTGCAGTAGCCCAACTTACTTTCCTTTCTGTTCACGCCGCATCGTCTAGTGCAGAAGTGGCAGCTTTCTAAAATGCGGTTTGCGATTTCAATTTTCAAGTCCAAGAAAGATTGTGGGGGCGTTTCTAATTCTTCCAAGCTTATTAGGCGGCTGTCGAGTTTCTTCTCAAGTTGACGAAATTCCTTCAGCAGTTGGCTGTGCATTTTCCATAGCTTTGCCGTAGAGTCATCTTTAAAGTGGGCGGCGAGTTTTCGGGCAATGATGAATTTGGCTGCTTTGTCGTTTTGCATGACATCAAAGTATCTAGCCAAGCTTGCACGAGCATTCTTATCTTTTAACACAGCCGTTGCATCTGGTCTTAGAATTGTCCACATATGTTGACCATCAAAGAAAAGTAGTGCTAAACGTCAATTTATATGGTTGGGATGGCTTTAACAAAAAATGGGGGATGTAGATTCGATACCGGAAAATGTCATAAACTCGCGAGAAGAGGCGTTGGGGTTCATCAACAAATACGGAATTGTCACGCTATTTCCCATAAAAGGTAAAACATTTCCCAGTCTTACAGCGCCACGAAAGGGAATCGGCAAGGGAAGTTTGACAAGGCGTGGGGGTGGGCAGACGATTTAGCTATGGAGAAATTGATTCATTATGGAAAGCTTGTTCGTAAACAGGTTTCACTGGTTTCATTAGAGTTGTTTCCTTCACTTTACAGGCTTTGTAGAAGAGATAACTTGAGCGACCTCGCCAAGAAAACACTCAATTTTCTAGAAACGCACGGTTCAGCTTCGACTACTGTTTTGCGAAAAAGTCTCGGTTTCTGGAGAAAGGAAAAGAAGTCTAAGTTCACGAAAGCTGTTGATGAGTTGAAGCTAACTTTTGCCATTGCAATCGTTGGTATAGAGAAAGCACCGAGAATGACTTACACATATGATCTGATAGAGCGCTGGATGCCAAAGTCGTTGTTTGAAAGAGCCGAGAAAATAGATAGGGCAGAAGCGAAAGCGAAGGTGATTGCTAAGCTTATGGGAAACCAAGTAATTTCAAAGCCAACAGACGCTGAAAAACTTCTATATCTGCCTTCTTAAAAAGAAGCCCCATGTTTTAAAACCATTTGCTTCGTAAAACTTCTTTCCGTCATCGTTCCATACATTGACTATCAGAAACACGTTCTTCTTCCCGACATTTTTCAAATGTTGTACCACATTATTTAAAAGTCGCCTACCTATGCCTTTGTGACGGAATTCCTTCAAAACATACATGTCCCAAATATAGGCAGAATCTATCGTAACGTCGAGCACAACACCCTCATATGAATATAAATCCTTAGCTGCAATGCAGTAGCCTACTACCCCGCCATCACCAACCGCTAGTTTTACAAGTTCAGGATCCTTTTTGATATCCCAGCAACAACTTTGCTAAATTCATCAATGAATGTCTCAGGTGGAGACCACTGGAGTTCTTGCTCAAAAAGTGTTTTCAACCGCCTTAGTTCTCCAGAATCCATACGTTCAAAATTCCTTACAATAATCGACATATTCGTCCCAAAGTTTTTAGAACAAGGCATATGGGTAAGCAACTCTGGTTCCATGTAGCTCTCCTTTTATTGGTATGCTGTATCCACATGCTGGACAACACATGTCCTTAGTTAGGTTCCATTTCACTATCTCGAAGCTAAAACGTTTTATCAACAACTCATTACAGTTAGAACAGTAAGTGTTTTCAAAACGATGCCCCGGCACATTTCCCATATAAACATAGTTCAAGCCAACTTCCTTTCGAGCCACAACATACGCTTCTTCCAAAACCGTCACCGAAGTCGCTGTTTGCCCAGTCATCTTATAGTTTGGATGGAA
Proteins encoded in this region:
- a CDS encoding radical SAM protein, which produces MWTILRPDATAVLKDKNARASLARYFDVMQNDKAAKFIIARKLAAHFKDDSTAKLWKMHSQLLKEFRQLEKKLDSRLISLEELETPPQSFLDLKIEIANRILESCHFCTRRCGVNRKESKLGYCKCGTQITVSTMFEHMGEEPELVPSGTIFTLGCTMRCSHCQNWTISQWVEPGETYSPKRLARAVEHLRNNGCRNANLVGGDPTPWLAQWLETFKHVNVNVPVVWNSNSYYSEETAKLLAGFADVYLLDFKYGTNECAKHISNAPDYWEACTRNHKYGKEHGELLIRLLVLPGHLDCCFSEILRWIIKSLGSTTRTNVMFQYRPEWRAHEIPELRRGLTEAERKKAVQLARKAGLTNFIT
- a CDS encoding GNAT family N-acetyltransferase, with the protein product MKKDPELVKLAVGDGGVVGYCIAAKDLYSYEGVVLDVTIDSAYIWDMYVLKEFRHKGIGRRLLNNVVQHLKNVGKKNVFLIVNVWNDDGKKFYEANGFKTWGFFLRRQI